From the Roseofilum casamattae BLCC-M143 genome, one window contains:
- a CDS encoding SGNH/GDSL hydrolase family protein — protein sequence MLKTNKTSNAKDKPKSTLGKFLNIGILILLCTGVPFLIAEIFMTVMEPYLFKGFFQYDPQLGFRVNPDTPATNQYGFNDKDYPLEKPAGNYRIVVIGDSYSWAGDLDGNYTAILENQFMQHYGEPKVEVINAGFPMADPPMYLGMLEKYGLQFNPDLVILGFFVGNDLHTPVNQKRIVLNDTFIDIDRRKEMKLFGYPIIGQSRVLMFLQQRYRIFQEQLKLQQAQEQSQGKIQLVEAAIAQETPAANSQASEVEEAAPIYSEETFLEIERWKLEINNLPSYEAGNFDPQFKYSLDAVVEMSKILQEKNIPFLVAIYPSEYQVDRTLASKIFETYELDENNYDLELPQQVVINTLKEHNIAYLDMLKPFQAAAKEDVLYLLRDTHWNLAGNQLAADILFHRLQPEIDRELSNP from the coding sequence ATGTTAAAAACCAACAAAACCAGTAATGCCAAAGATAAACCAAAGTCAACCCTAGGAAAGTTCCTCAATATCGGAATATTAATTTTGCTCTGTACTGGAGTTCCATTCTTAATCGCCGAAATCTTCATGACTGTCATGGAACCTTATTTGTTTAAAGGCTTCTTTCAGTACGATCCGCAGTTAGGATTTCGCGTTAATCCCGATACTCCGGCGACGAATCAATATGGCTTTAATGATAAAGACTATCCGTTAGAGAAACCGGCGGGTAATTATCGCATTGTTGTTATTGGCGACTCCTATAGTTGGGCGGGAGATTTAGACGGAAACTATACGGCTATTCTGGAAAACCAGTTTATGCAGCATTATGGCGAGCCAAAAGTTGAAGTGATTAATGCTGGTTTTCCTATGGCCGACCCGCCCATGTATTTGGGAATGTTGGAAAAATACGGATTGCAATTTAATCCAGATTTGGTCATTTTAGGCTTTTTTGTCGGTAACGACTTGCATACTCCCGTCAATCAAAAACGAATTGTTTTAAACGATACGTTTATTGATATCGATCGCCGTAAAGAAATGAAGCTATTTGGTTATCCGATTATCGGACAATCGCGAGTTTTGATGTTTTTGCAGCAACGCTATCGGATTTTTCAGGAACAACTGAAACTGCAACAAGCACAAGAGCAAAGTCAAGGCAAAATTCAGCTCGTGGAAGCTGCGATCGCGCAAGAGACTCCCGCAGCGAATAGTCAAGCATCAGAAGTCGAAGAAGCGGCGCCAATTTATAGCGAAGAAACCTTCCTAGAAATCGAGCGCTGGAAACTAGAAATTAATAACCTTCCTTCCTATGAAGCGGGAAATTTCGATCCGCAGTTCAAATATTCTTTAGACGCTGTAGTTGAAATGAGCAAAATTTTGCAAGAAAAAAATATTCCCTTTTTAGTTGCTATTTACCCTTCCGAATATCAAGTCGATCGCACCTTAGCCAGCAAAATCTTTGAGACCTACGAGCTAGATGAAAACAATTACGATCTCGAGCTGCCACAACAGGTGGTAATTAATACCCTGAAGGAACACAACATTGCCTATCTCGATATGCTAAAACCCTTCCAAGCCGCAGCAAAAGAAGACGTTCTTTATCTTTTGCGCGACACTCATTGGAACTTAGCCGGAAACCAATTAGCTGCCGATATTTTGTTCCACCGTTTGCAACCGGAAATCGATCGCGAGCTATCCAACCCCTAG
- a CDS encoding DUF5989 family protein gives MEFFQDLWAFLGERKKYWLLPLIISLVMVGALIILSQASVIAPFIYTLF, from the coding sequence ATGGAATTTTTTCAAGATTTGTGGGCATTTTTAGGGGAGCGCAAGAAGTATTGGTTGCTTCCCTTAATTATTAGTTTGGTGATGGTGGGTGCGCTGATTATCCTCAGCCAAGCTTCGGTGATTGCTCCGTTTATCTATACTTTGTTCTAG
- a CDS encoding alginate O-acetyltransferase AlgX-related protein, giving the protein MIKPTKSLKVNKLSQILLLAVCWIGIPWITVEIAMILLDPFLFKGFYQYDPDMGFRVRPDTLGSNQFGFNDRDYSLERTAETVRILVLSDSFNWAGGRDGNYTEILEAGFAQAPELPPVEVINTGYPMTHAGEQLIVLQKFGLQYQPDLVVLGVFVGNDFIDADPHRKRIVVNDIQIDIDKRKEIQILGYPIIFKSRLWMFIEQKYKVFQETTTLGQPALAQAPVEETATFSEEAFLKIQRSRLEFCNVQKHQEGAYDEKINYLFESITAMKAMLDEKGIDFKVAIYPDEFQVDDEFTEKLFQTYNLNPQDYDLDLMQTLLTEFLDRENIPYIDMLDTFQQVGQKQTLYLLRDTHWNLEGNTLAANILYQYLFDYVKNQQNQ; this is encoded by the coding sequence ATGATTAAACCGACAAAGTCTCTGAAAGTCAACAAACTCTCTCAAATCCTGCTGCTGGCGGTCTGTTGGATTGGGATTCCCTGGATTACTGTGGAGATCGCGATGATTCTCCTCGATCCCTTTCTCTTCAAAGGATTCTACCAGTACGACCCCGATATGGGATTTCGAGTCCGTCCCGATACTCTAGGGTCAAACCAGTTTGGGTTTAACGACCGCGACTATTCCCTGGAACGAACGGCTGAGACCGTACGAATACTCGTTCTGAGCGACTCATTTAACTGGGCTGGAGGTCGCGACGGCAACTATACGGAAATTCTCGAAGCTGGGTTCGCGCAAGCTCCCGAACTGCCTCCAGTAGAAGTCATTAATACGGGCTATCCCATGACTCATGCTGGGGAACAGCTCATCGTATTGCAAAAGTTTGGTTTGCAATATCAACCGGATTTAGTGGTTTTGGGAGTATTTGTGGGTAATGATTTTATCGATGCCGACCCCCATCGCAAGCGTATCGTTGTTAATGATATTCAAATTGATATTGATAAGCGCAAGGAAATCCAAATTCTCGGATATCCGATTATATTTAAATCTCGCTTATGGATGTTTATCGAGCAAAAGTATAAGGTATTTCAAGAAACCACCACTTTGGGACAGCCCGCTCTGGCGCAAGCTCCGGTAGAAGAGACAGCAACCTTTAGCGAAGAGGCGTTTCTGAAGATTCAGCGATCGCGGCTGGAGTTTTGCAACGTGCAGAAACATCAGGAAGGAGCCTACGACGAGAAGATTAACTATTTGTTCGAGAGTATTACCGCAATGAAGGCAATGCTAGATGAGAAAGGTATTGATTTCAAAGTTGCCATTTACCCCGACGAGTTTCAAGTGGATGACGAGTTTACCGAGAAGCTATTCCAAACCTACAATCTCAATCCGCAAGACTACGATTTGGATTTAATGCAAACTCTGTTAACGGAATTTCTCGATCGCGAAAATATTCCCTACATCGATATGCTCGATACCTTCCAGCAAGTCGGACAGAAGCAAACTTTATATCTATTGCGAGATACTCATTGGAATTTAGAAGGCAACACCCTCGCTGCCAATATTTTATATCAATATTTATTTGACTATGTTAAAAACCAACAAAACCAGTAA
- a CDS encoding ATP-binding protein → MNLVSHPFISYFEADQVAQLCKLATVTQFDCPTPIFEEGERPDGLYLVLDGQVEFSKSVGTDRDQTIAFAKTGDFFGEFGVLDGKPRSAKAVASTGTVLAKIPQDKLMEILQSSKGEVVLDVFRHIIYHIRLTTNQYVDQIAHKQKMTLVGEMVNTIIHDFKSPFNGIQLSSAMLKEIHSDEDTQEWCDLIQAQITRMLGMAEEVLEFSKGNSTLYRQPVQMSELFQEFEKLNRVYLQSAHVDWMLDIAPAEICVDRNKLLRVFQNLVTNAVEAFEGKGGKITITSTLEPERAIIQISDNGPGIPEKIQEHFFEAFVTQGKRGGTGLGTAIAKSIVDAHDGQISFRSQAGAGTTFTICLPR, encoded by the coding sequence ATGAACTTGGTATCCCATCCCTTTATTAGTTATTTTGAAGCCGACCAGGTGGCTCAACTCTGTAAATTAGCTACAGTAACGCAGTTCGATTGCCCGACCCCCATTTTTGAGGAAGGCGAAAGGCCCGACGGACTTTACCTGGTCTTGGACGGACAAGTCGAGTTTAGTAAATCAGTCGGTACCGATCGCGATCAAACCATTGCCTTCGCAAAGACCGGTGATTTCTTTGGCGAATTTGGCGTACTCGATGGCAAGCCCAGAAGTGCCAAAGCTGTTGCCTCTACCGGAACTGTATTAGCGAAAATTCCCCAAGACAAACTGATGGAGATCTTGCAAAGTAGCAAAGGGGAAGTGGTATTAGATGTCTTTCGCCATATTATCTATCACATCCGACTGACGACGAATCAATATGTGGATCAAATTGCCCACAAACAAAAAATGACCTTAGTCGGGGAAATGGTGAATACGATTATTCACGACTTCAAAAGTCCATTTAACGGAATTCAACTGTCGAGTGCCATGCTCAAAGAAATTCACTCCGACGAGGATACCCAGGAGTGGTGCGATCTTATTCAAGCGCAAATTACTCGCATGTTAGGGATGGCTGAAGAGGTATTGGAGTTTTCCAAAGGGAATTCTACTCTCTATCGACAACCGGTTCAAATGAGCGAGCTATTCCAGGAATTTGAGAAGCTCAATCGGGTATATTTACAGTCAGCTCACGTGGATTGGATGCTGGACATTGCGCCTGCCGAAATTTGTGTCGATCGCAATAAACTGTTGCGTGTCTTCCAAAATCTCGTCACCAACGCTGTGGAAGCCTTTGAAGGCAAAGGTGGCAAGATAACCATTACCTCGACTCTCGAACCCGAGCGGGCAATTATCCAGATTAGCGATAACGGGCCGGGAATTCCGGAAAAGATTCAAGAACACTTCTTTGAAGCCTTCGTGACTCAAGGCAAACGAGGGGGAACCGGCTTAGGGACGGCGATCGCAAAATCAATCGTTGACGCTCATGATGGGCAGATTTCCTTTCGCTCCCAAGCTGGAGCGGGTACCACCTTTACCATTTGCTTGCCTCGTTAA
- a CDS encoding SxtJ family membrane protein, with protein MHPIKKLNKTELRQFGLLFGVMVGLVFGIIWPFILNHNSGMWPWIVLAVFWAWALIAPQTLDGFYHVFARFGLVLGWINTRLILGIIFYVILTPMGLLRKAFGGDPMRREWREPVETYRIPSIPRTAKSLESPF; from the coding sequence ATGCATCCCATCAAAAAACTCAATAAAACAGAACTGCGCCAGTTCGGTCTCCTGTTTGGAGTCATGGTCGGTCTGGTTTTCGGTATTATTTGGCCGTTTATCCTGAACCACAATAGCGGAATGTGGCCCTGGATTGTCCTCGCTGTTTTCTGGGCTTGGGCATTAATTGCACCGCAAACCTTGGATGGTTTTTATCACGTCTTTGCGCGCTTCGGTCTCGTCTTGGGTTGGATTAACACTCGCTTAATTCTCGGGATTATCTTTTATGTTATTCTCACGCCCATGGGCTTGCTGAGAAAGGCATTTGGCGGCGACCCCATGCGTCGCGAATGGCGCGAACCGGTGGAGACTTATCGCATTCCTTCAATTCCGAGAACGGCGAAGAGTTTGGAGTCTCCATTTTAG
- a CDS encoding carbamoyltransferase family protein yields MKILGISAFYHDSAAAIVCDGEIVAAAQEERFSRKKHDPRFPKNAIAYCLEAAQTTIPELDRIVFYDKPLLKFERLLETYLGYAPQGFRSFLAAMPVWLKEKLYLKNLLRTELSALGECTKADLPKLMFTEHHQSHAASAFFPSPFERAAVLCLDGVGEWATTTAWLGEGNQLTPQWQIDFPHSLGLLYSAFTYYTGFKVNSGEYKLMGLAPYGEPKYIDLIMSNLIDVKDDGTFRLNMDYFNYATGLTMTNAKFDKLFGAPRREPETPISQREMDIARSIQWVTEEVVLRLANTVKTELNVENLCLAGGVALNCVANGRILRESGFKEVWVQPAAGDAGGALGAALSAWYEYYGNPRSRENDKQPLVFSSAKETPVTATAVATLTPEKIAAPVRDQMRGSYLGPKFSDAEIKDYFDLVKAPYLRLDDAELMPRLAQILADENVVGWFQGRMEFGPRALGGRSIIGDPRSPKMQSVMNLKIKYRESFRPFAPSVLAERVSDYFEQYSPSPYMLMVAPVKESMRIPMTKEQEQLFGIEKLNIPRSQVPAITHVDYSARIQTVHRETNPRYHDLISHFNELTGCGIVVNTSFNVRGEPIVCTPEDAYRCFMRTEMDYLVVDNFLLAKTEQPEWAKDESWKTEFELD; encoded by the coding sequence ATGAAGATCCTGGGAATTTCAGCGTTTTATCACGATAGCGCGGCGGCGATCGTTTGCGATGGCGAAATCGTTGCGGCGGCACAAGAAGAGCGATTTTCGCGGAAAAAGCACGACCCGCGCTTTCCGAAAAATGCGATCGCCTATTGCCTAGAAGCGGCCCAAACCACGATTCCGGAACTCGATCGCATTGTCTTCTATGACAAACCCCTACTCAAGTTCGAGCGTCTCTTAGAAACTTATCTCGGTTATGCTCCCCAAGGGTTTCGCTCGTTCTTGGCCGCAATGCCCGTTTGGTTAAAAGAAAAGCTTTATCTGAAAAACTTACTGCGCACGGAACTCTCTGCATTAGGCGAATGCACGAAAGCAGACTTGCCGAAACTGATGTTTACCGAACACCATCAGTCTCACGCAGCTTCGGCTTTTTTCCCCAGTCCCTTCGAGCGCGCTGCGGTTCTCTGTCTCGACGGCGTTGGCGAATGGGCCACGACTACAGCTTGGCTGGGGGAAGGCAACCAGCTCACTCCCCAATGGCAAATTGATTTTCCCCATTCTCTCGGACTGCTCTATTCTGCTTTTACCTACTACACCGGGTTTAAAGTTAACTCTGGGGAATATAAACTCATGGGACTGGCTCCCTACGGCGAACCCAAATACATCGACCTCATCATGAGCAACCTCATTGATGTGAAAGATGACGGTACGTTCCGGTTGAACATGGACTACTTCAACTATGCTACCGGACTGACCATGACCAATGCTAAGTTCGATAAACTCTTTGGCGCCCCTCGTCGAGAACCGGAAACCCCCATCAGTCAGCGGGAGATGGATATCGCTCGTTCCATTCAATGGGTGACGGAAGAGGTGGTCTTGCGCCTGGCAAATACGGTCAAGACAGAGTTGAATGTAGAGAATCTCTGTTTAGCAGGTGGGGTGGCACTCAACTGCGTGGCCAACGGTCGTATCTTGCGGGAGTCTGGCTTTAAGGAAGTTTGGGTACAACCGGCTGCTGGCGATGCGGGAGGCGCTCTGGGAGCTGCACTTTCGGCTTGGTACGAATATTATGGTAATCCGCGATCGCGAGAAAACGACAAGCAACCCTTAGTTTTTTCTTCTGCCAAGGAAACCCCAGTAACCGCAACCGCAGTGGCAACCTTAACCCCAGAGAAAATTGCCGCTCCGGTGCGCGACCAAATGCGCGGTTCTTATTTGGGACCGAAGTTCTCGGATGCCGAGATTAAGGACTATTTCGATCTGGTGAAAGCACCCTACCTGCGCTTGGATGATGCGGAGTTAATGCCTCGGTTAGCCCAGATTTTAGCCGATGAGAATGTAGTCGGATGGTTCCAAGGACGGATGGAGTTCGGCCCTCGCGCTCTCGGAGGACGCTCCATTATTGGCGACCCCAGATCTCCGAAAATGCAGTCGGTGATGAACTTGAAGATTAAATATCGCGAGTCCTTCCGTCCCTTTGCGCCGTCGGTTTTGGCCGAGCGCGTTTCCGATTATTTCGAGCAATATAGCCCCAGTCCGTATATGCTGATGGTCGCTCCGGTGAAAGAGTCCATGCGCATTCCGATGACGAAGGAGCAAGAGCAGTTATTTGGAATTGAAAAGCTGAATATTCCGCGATCGCAAGTTCCGGCTATTACTCACGTAGATTACTCGGCTCGCATCCAAACCGTCCACCGCGAAACTAATCCGCGCTACCACGATTTAATTAGCCATTTTAACGAACTCACCGGTTGCGGCATCGTGGTCAATACCTCGTTTAACGTGCGCGGAGAACCCATTGTTTGCACTCCAGAAGATGCCTATCGCTGCTTTATGCGCACGGAAATGGATTATCTGGTGGTAGACAATTTCTTGCTGGCGAAAACCGAGCAACCCGAGTGGGCAAAAGACGAATCCTGGAAAACAGAATTTGAATTAGATTAG